CCTCCGCTCTTCCCTaggaaagggaagaagctgCCCAGCacaaaactgaatttaattTGAAGATGAAGCATTAAACTCATGAACTCTCAACCTAGTCAAATTAATGGTTTAAGGGCTTTGCAAAATCACATCCCGAATTATTGCTACAGTAGAGCTTGTAAGGGGCTTTCTTTCACTGGGATCTATCTTGCTGTAAGTTATCCTTAAGTCAAGTGGCTCCGACAGATCAAATCTCAATTCCAGCATAAAATGCGACAACATCTCACCTTGGAAACCCAAAACTTGGAAACCCAAAACTTACACCAATGAAACATTCaccagaataaaataaaagcagcagttccATACTCACTTTGCTCTAACAAGTGTGCCAGACACTTTCTTGCAAGTAGATCCATTGCCACCGCAGATACCACATTTGTCAAACTTCTTATTGGACCCTATCATACGGTCACAGCCAGCCTTTACGCACTGCCCCTGGACGCAGACAGAGGTGGAATCGGGGCTACACAGAGTACCATCCACGACCTTTGCAGGAAACGAGCAGTAGGGTGTTTGATTATAAGAGGCACATTACTCTGAAATTGCTCAATACAGAAACATACCAAATGCAAAATATGGACAGATGGAAGACTTGCAGCACCCCTACTTTCAGGGGTTTCTAAACTAAATTTCAAAGCAGCCCACAGACAGTTGGAGATATGCATACTATTTTCATCCCACTTGCAACAATGATGCCATAGTGACAGGATAAACCAACCAATTTCTTTTAATGCCCCTCCCCACCAAAACCCTCCCCCCCACAGAACTGTTTTACTGATTTCATGTAAAGAAAGAACTTTGTTTTCTAATATCCCTAGAAGGTAGTCATGTCCTCGAAGGACAGGACCAAAATTGCTTTTAATGGTGCTCAGTGTACCCTTTATTTCTAGGAGCACCACCCTACAAAAAACTTCTGTGTCATCACCCTGGTAGTTATTGGCTCTCACCATCGTATGACAGCGAGTTCAAGTAGCTATGCAAGatgaacatttttccttttgtttattttaagctGTCAGCGTATTAGTAACTGGTATGAAAAAGCACCAATGTTTTGGCAAAGAGCCACCACAGTTTTCCAAACATATCTCAATGTAGTCGCATTGgtgttaggaaaggaaaggaaactaGGGTGGAGTGGGCAGAGGAGGCAGTAATGTGTGAAGTAACTGGAAGGACTGTGCCAGAGTATTTAAAGCATGCTCGCACTGATCAAGCTGTACAtgtgggaagaggagaaggaagaatctAGCTGAAACATGAGAAAGACATGATTTCAGATTTCTGAACTGCTTGACTCTTAACTTCACATAAAGattagaggaaataaaaatcctaTTCATGATTAGATGGATGAGGTATGGTTTTGATGTACCTTTggctgtaaaacaaagaagtatCCCGTTCCTTTTGCTCGGCAAACCAGCTTGCATCTGTCCTTCGGAGACACACCGGCAAACTTGGGTGTCCACTCCACTGCAGGTCCACTTCCAAAGGGAGACTTGGAAAACTCATTGTGCTTTTCGCATTGTTCCTCCCTAAAGGTTttgcctgcaggcagaggaaagagaGGTGGACATAAGCTCATCTTCTGTACATGCTCTTCCTCCACAAGATACCCTTCCTCTGCCtcagaaatggggaaaagattACCATCATTGTCCGGACAGTCCTCGATGTTACATGATCTGTATTGCACCCGCTTCCCTTCACAGTATTTTCCCCCGTTCCTTGGGACAGGGTTGTCGCACTCCCTGAAGGAGTACTGCACTCCACCGCCGCAGGTCCGGGAGCACTCTCCCCACGCCCCCCAGGACCCCCAGCTCCCATGCACCGGTGTCTGGAAGgacaagcaaaagcagaaagaaaaagttaatacagtaaaagcaaaacaaaagcaaaccacaaaacccacaaTCATGCTCATTTCTACCTAAGCCAGTTgtagaaaaaaagctgtttgtttTATCAGTTATCCGACTCCATTTATTCAAGCCCTTTTAACTGATTACTCCCACTGAAGCATTTTGCATGCTGCTGTGCACCCCAAGATatattcccttttatttttaatacttacaTCATAATGCTTCTTCTCAGTTTTATTCACACACTTGCCATTTATGCACCACTTCCCTTCCCCACAACTGGTGCCGTCTGCCCAAGGGAAGTGTTTGGTTTGGCACACAAGCAGTCCCCCAGAAGTGCCAGTACACCACAGCGTCGTACACGTACTGGCTGCATCGGGGCAGTGCTTGGACTCATCTCCAAATGTAAACTGGCACTGTCTGTTTGCATCGTACAACGTGCCAGGCAAGTCAGAAGGAAGCTGGATTGGTTTGTGGGGCTTGTCCAACAGACACTCacctgaaaaggaagaaaaaagaaaaatagtacagaaaaaaatggcagaCAATTGTGTCAGTGAATTCAGCTTCAAAATGGAACCGTGTTCACTTTGTTATGTATATCTCTGACCCAATTTGTGCATCATTGTTGTCTTCTAAATTCACTGGCAGCATGTAAAGGGTTAACTCTATGCTGTAGCAGAAAGCActgggatggatggaaggaaggaaggagggagggaaggggaaaaaagaaaaggaaggggggaaaaggacGGGGGGGAAAGGAcgggggggaaagaagaaagaaaaggggaaaaaggaaaatggaaaaaagataaaagaaagaaaggaaaggaagagagagaaaggaaaagaaagaaaggaaaggaagagaaaggaagagaaaggaagagaaaggaagagaagataaaaagaaaggagaaaagaaagaaaaaagaaaaaaataaaagaaagaaaagaaaagagaaaagaaaaggctaCTAAATCACAAGAGCTTAAACACCACATCAATGGAAAGCTTAATAATCCTACCATGACCGTTATCCAAAAATGTTGTAATCATGTAGGCACTACACGGAGACCACGGCTGGCTGCGGTCCAGATTGGAAAGCATAGATGCCATCATGTGGAAATCCCGGCTTATTCCATTAATACCAGCACACTGCTTTGCATCGTCATGAGGCATGTTAAACACGtggccttaaaaaaaaaaaaaaagggaaagtttGTGATTTTAGGAAGTCTGTCCTATGCATTACCGATACTGTTCTAAGTactgctctgagctgctcaCAGCCTGGTCTTTAAATAATAACCTGAACCTGAATCCTGCCAAATTTTAAGCAGATGGTACCGTATCGCAGCACCCCTCACAGCCCCctcatgctttttttcctgctatccGTCAGCTACTCAGCTCTTGCAGTCAGTGCTGTGCAGACagtatttgctttctgcagttcAACCCTACTACGGGGCAAAGCttggcctcctcctgcctgctctggggAGTGAGGGGCGAGCCCACAGTGTGGGCTGGGCAGCTCCTTGCTTTACATCATTGAGCTGGTTTCAATTAATCACGTGAAATCGCCCTTCAAAGCTTCAAGTACCTAGTTCGTGGGCTGTTGTAAAGGCAGCCTGTAAACCATCATCTTCTATGATAGAGCAACTGCGGTTTAGATCACAAACCGTTCCCACATCAGCCATCCCAAGAGTATCACATGTCTTGGCACCGCAGAGGTCCtgtaaaaaaaggcagtttcatTATTAATCAGATCAGAGACTTAACCTTGGCAAGAAACATCCAGCCCTGGCAGTCTGCCTTTACTTATGGAAAGAGCTTAAATATTCAGCACTTCAATGGGTATGATGGCAAAAATCTGTCTTTGGAACATACACAAGGGTTACACgtagaaataaaatgcataatttCCATACTAAATCTGCTAGAAATATATGAGGCAGAAACACACTGCACATACTGTGAGTTTTACCTGAGATGgtgcaaacagcaaaataagcaactaaatgaaaagcaactaatttcattttcagtctaCTTTGCTGAAGCTGTGATGACACAAGACTGCCCCTGAACACTTTTTCAGAGGTCTCCCGGTACAGGGAACCTCTGGGGGTCATGAGCAATGGGTGTGGGGATGGATTTGACCTCTGTGTCCCTCACCTGCCTGGTGAAAAGGATTGCTGTGTCGTAGTGCTCCGCATGTCGATCGCTGGGTGGgttgtgctgcttctgccagcTGCAGAAGTTTCTCAAAGTAAGGGCTGCGTTGGAAGAGATATCAGGTCCCTTCCGCTCCTCATAAATGACCATGATTTTCACCACCACGAGGCTGATGGAGTTGCGGATGCTGGGGTGCTTGTACAACTTGGCTGCCACAGAGAGCAGCGTCAGGAGATAGTGCTTCAGCCCGCTGCCGTGGAACTCGGCCATGGACTGGTCGGCTACAAGCATGGTCTCCACGTAGCGGGGGCTGGACACgaaccttttcttccttctgcttcccgtttctgcattaaaaaaggagagggagagggaaggaaagcgCAGGTgagcacagcaaaagaaatggcGTTGCGAGAGGCCACCTTAAGGGACCCAAATCCCACCAATACTTAATATTTGCACCCCACGGCCCGCGCCCGTCTCCCACCCCCAGACTTCGGCAGTGCTGGCTGAATAACCCCTCCTCTTACTGCCGCCGGGCAAAGGGGCGATACCCGCGCCACGGTGGGCGTACACCCCGCCGCCCCTCGGGGTGGGGACGAAGTGGAAGCACTGGCCGGGCCCCATTGCCAGTCCCTTCTGGGGCGGGGGCGCAGGGGGAGCCAGAGCccccctctcctttcttcccctccccgcGGAGGGTGGCGCGGCGCCCCGACGGTACCTGCGTGCCCGGCGGGCTCCGACCCCGCCGCCTCCGTCTCTGTTCCCGTCCCCTCCTCGGCCTCAGCCACAGCGCAGCGGGCAGCGGGGGCAGCGCGGCGGGCCCCGCGCAGGCGGAGGAGGTGCGCGCCGCGGCTGTGCGCGGTGCCGGGGGCCGGCTGGATGAGGTACTGCCGGCCCCGAAGGGAGAAGGCGCCGCGCATCCCCGCGCACAGGCTGAGGGCGGCGGCGGAGCTGGGGTCCCGGTTGACGGTGCCGGAATAGAAGCAGCGGGAGACGTCGtcctgcggcggcggcggcggcccgcCCAGGTACTGCAGGGTGAAGTCCGGGGCCAGGAAGCTGCTGTCGGGCTCCAGCTCCAGCGTCAGCTGCTCCCCGAAGGCCTCCAGGCGGAAGCGCTCCCGGCCGCCGGCAGCGCCCAGGCGCCGCGGCACGACCAGCGCCTGCCGCTCCGCGCTGCACAGCCCTAGCAGCGCCGACAGCAccggcaccagcaccagcacggGCGCCGTAAGGCGCCCCGCGGTCCTCATTGCGGCCGCCGAGCTCGGGACGGGCAAGGcttgctgctgcagccgccGGCTTGACGGAGccctttttattgctttatttggttttatagATAGATATATTTAGGATTTTTTGCTTTCAGGTTTTGGGGGTCTCTTTAGTTTCTTTCTGCCGGTGGAGCAGTGGGAAGGGTCCCGCGGTCACTGCAAAGGCGGCGCCGGCATCCCCATGGCCGAAGTGCCGCGGCGGGGAGCGAGGGTCTGCGAGGGGAACGGCCGGTCCGCTCCGTCCGTCTCTCGGTCTGTCGGTCCTCTTCCTCTCGCTGCCGTTTCTCCTTCCCGCCGCCTTCTCAGCGCTCCCCGGCAGCAGCGGGCGGGTAGTAAGCTCCGCTCCGGCGAGTCTCCGCTCGCCCCTCTGGCAGCCCCGGGACGGGCCCGCCGGCACTTACACGGCCCTGCGTGGCGGAGAGGAGGCGAGCGCCGAGAAGCCTCCCGTGCTGGCGGAGCGGAGAACAGAGCGCACAGCACCCCCTGCGCTCCGCGCCGCGCCCCTGCGCTGCTCTCCCGGCGCCTCCGCCGTGCGGGGTGAGTGCAGCAGCCGTGGCCGCCGCCGCCCTTTATGGGGTTTGCCCGGGCCGCCCCCACCCCGGcgcgccccgccgccccccgccgcgccgcccctCTCCCGCGCCGCTGAGCTCACTGCGTGCGTAACGCGGCCGCGGGCGGCCCCCGCCTCCTGTGCCCCCCCGCTGCCCCCGacggggcgggacggggcgcggcgcggcgcggcgggcagaggcaggggtcggtgctcggctgccGGGTGGGGGGcggctgcgctctgccctgccctTGCACCCGCCCGTTGCACTCCGCTCCGGGACCGCTCGACGGCTGGGGCCCCCCTGTGTGCCCCGGGCCCCGAAGGCTCGGGGCGCAGCCCCCGCCGCACCCCCAACCCCGTCAACCCGAGCTCCGCTCCGCTTGAGCGCCTGCATGGGCTTTGGACAGCCGCCGGGCCACCTTCCCCCCGTAGGCcctgggctggggagcagcaggtgGACACACGGGAGCTCCTGAGTGGGGAGGGAGATCCGTGGTCGCATTCGTGGCCTTGCCTTTTCccgttttccttttttccttttcctttttcctttccccacctttcctttttcctattcccttcttccttcacccacttttccttttaccttccctcatttcttttttccttttaagcaaTTCTTGCCCTTTCACAGCCCTAATAGCTTCAGTCAGCCGTGCACCTGTACTTCTGGGAAATGGtcccttttaaatcatttaaacAGAGACATTTATGTAGGTACAGccaatgttttcctttgaagcCATAACCAACCACAGCGGTACAACTAATCCACTTAATTCTTCATATGTAGCATGCATGTGATGTGCTCAGCCCCAAGAATacttccttctccctgttgAGGCCTTTTTAGAGGATGGgggcaaagcagagcaggaggtttagaactagatgatctttaaagtcccttccaacccaaaccattctgctattctgtgattctatgaagtggCGAGAAAATGGGTGaatgaaaacaagcagcagcGTACCTGTAGATGGCAGCTCCTACCCTATGAATGCACCAGGATGCTTTGGTGACAGCTGACACTACATTTTACACAAGAGTAAAACTCAGAGGCTGAAACCAGAAGTAGTGGGATACATTATCCTTGTGACAGAATGAACAGTTCTAAATTTTTACCTATCTACTGCTCTCTTCCTGTGGAGGCCACTAAATTTAAACCTAAAGGTTTTCTTCCTAGTTTAAAGCTCCATGCCAGTTAAACCTGGAGCCACACTTCTGTGTCAATTGTGCAGTGTGATTGCCTGCTAACTCCCAATAATACATATATTTCCCATGGTGTTCTGTAAATCATGCGAGTTTAGGAACACACATTTGTTGaagttgtgaaaaaaaaaatccgtaTGAAAGGATGAACCCTGTTTCACAGTTACTTattctgcaaaagcagcattgtCCCATCTAGTGACGAGCAGAACCAGAGCTGGGCCTCGAAGGGGAGATTTTCCTTGGCACACAGCAAAACACATGGGGTTCTGAGCAGACCACTGGCGtggggaggctgcagctgctgcccatCGATACAAAAGGAGTGGAAATATCCATTCAGTTACAACTTAGGCTTAATTTCTCGCTTGGGTCAGAGATGCCAATCTCTACCCTTATCTTCGTACCCAACTCAGTCATGCTTTTCCTAGGATAGAAAACTGCCAATGGAGGCAGAGCTCGTTCATGCAGTTAATTTTGAGTTGCACGTGATACATACCTAACAGTTGCATGGGTTTGAACACTTACAGAGTTATGGGTTTAAAAGTACATACATATTGTCTATGAAATACAGAATTGAAAGCAAAGCGGGTTTATAATGTGTTTTTTTACTTATATTAATTCAAAGTAGCCATGCTTTCAAAGCTACTCATTAAAATGATGCAAACTCTCAGTCCGTCAGGGCGGGCAGTGTAGTGCCTTGATCAGGAAGGGGCTAGAGCCGGTCCACCTCTGTGTCTACCACGGGCAGGGCCACCCAGTTGCCGATGCCCCTCTCTGGTAGTAGTCTggtgttattttttaaagtaaaatctCCGTTTTGAAAACGCCCTGACCACCTTAaaacagctgattttttttttttttttttttttttttttggtgtgaaaCGTCTTCGCCTTGTTCCACCAGGTGGCACTCGTCTATTAAAAATTTTCCTTGGAGAGCGTATCACGGTTCATCTCTCAGGTTTCGAGCTGCGCTCGGGTGGTTACATGTAAACACTGTTCCTAACAGTGATTAGGTCAAAACTTGCCCAGCACTTTATGCAGTATCTAAGCAAGTGTTTTAGTAAAGATCTGGGCTATTGCCTCGTTTTCCACTTGTTGCCAGATGCGCGTGCTGCCGTGAGCAGGCAGGCACATCAGTGCTTTGCCCTGCGTGAACGCCAGTCACCTTGGGAAAAAGCATTTACAAAAGGTTTGCTGCCTGACGAATGTCCAATGTCACCGCACACCACTTGCATATCGTGCAGCCTTGTAAGGGCTGAAATTGCTCTCCGTGAGTAGACCCAGTGGGTTTTGCTGAATTACTCAGGACAAGAAAGCATGTGTATTCATATTTACAATCCGTATCATATCTAATCCATATCAACTCCAATCCCATTTTGTGTAAATTAAGATTTGGAAAGTTGGACATACTGAACTTTTGCAGGATTTCGCTTAGCGAGATAAACCCTGGAAAAGGCATACTACTTGTCTTTTCAATAAATTCCTAGCTCTGCTTGGGAAAAAGACTGTCAAGGAAAGATACACAAAATTACAACGCAAGGGAAGCCACCAGATGGAGCTAATGGATCATCGGATTTTAGTCTACAGCGCAGGAATGGTTTTTAAGGGATTAAACCTAAACGTTACCAGTGTCTGAGCAGTATTAACGATAGTGAAGCTTTGATTTCTTCGCCAATGTTTGCATAAACTACTGTTTCCAATATTAAAAAAGCCAAATccacactttttcagcctgtttgTTTAGGTGCTACGGAACAATTGCTCCCTTCCGAAACTTGCCATGTAGAATTAAAACAGC
This Lathamus discolor isolate bLatDis1 chromosome 4, bLatDis1.hap1, whole genome shotgun sequence DNA region includes the following protein-coding sequences:
- the ADAMTS1 gene encoding A disintegrin and metalloproteinase with thrombospondin motifs 1, which gives rise to MRTAGRLTAPVLVLVPVLSALLGLCSAERQALVVPRRLGAAGGRERFRLEAFGEQLTLELEPDSSFLAPDFTLQYLGGPPPPPQDDVSRCFYSGTVNRDPSSAAALSLCAGMRGAFSLRGRQYLIQPAPGTAHSRGAHLLRLRGARRAAPAARCAVAEAEEGTGTETEAAGSEPAGHAETGSRRKKRFVSSPRYVETMLVADQSMAEFHGSGLKHYLLTLLSVAAKLYKHPSIRNSISLVVVKIMVIYEERKGPDISSNAALTLRNFCSWQKQHNPPSDRHAEHYDTAILFTRQDLCGAKTCDTLGMADVGTVCDLNRSCSIIEDDGLQAAFTTAHELGHVFNMPHDDAKQCAGINGISRDFHMMASMLSNLDRSQPWSPCSAYMITTFLDNGHGECLLDKPHKPIQLPSDLPGTLYDANRQCQFTFGDESKHCPDAASTCTTLWCTGTSGGLLVCQTKHFPWADGTSCGEGKWCINGKCVNKTEKKHYDTPVHGSWGSWGAWGECSRTCGGGVQYSFRECDNPVPRNGGKYCEGKRVQYRSCNIEDCPDNDGKTFREEQCEKHNEFSKSPFGSGPAVEWTPKFAGVSPKDRCKLVCRAKGTGYFFVLQPKVVDGTLCSPDSTSVCVQGQCVKAGCDRMIGSNKKFDKCGICGGNGSTCKKVSGTLVRAKPGYHDVVTIPAGATNIEVKQRNHRGARHDGSFLAIKAADGTYVLNGDYTLSTLEQDITYKGSVLRYSGSSAALERIRSFSPLKEPLTIQVLTVGDLPQPKIKFTYFVKKPAQPGSEKAPTRKKESFNAIREIISSEWVIEDWGECSKSCGSGWQRRAVECRDPQGRLAADCARELKPSDVRPCADVPCPQWQLGDWSPCSKTCGKGFKKRLLKCISYDGSVLPQESCEPSKKPKHLIDFCNVTDCS